From the genome of Colwellia psychrerythraea 34H, one region includes:
- a CDS encoding DUF3019 domain-containing protein gives MYFNVGKGIAIVLPTLLYCLLVCKQVSANELTVTNDNEVVFTALPQQCVTLRQGRSCFATVELQWQSPSKQSFCLYQEGEEKQLGCWKNSNNVQIKIDFESNKSVKYQLRKEVNNKIVAEAQVEVSWQHKNTARKRRWRLF, from the coding sequence ATGTATTTTAATGTTGGCAAAGGAATTGCCATTGTTTTGCCAACACTGCTTTATTGCTTACTGGTGTGTAAGCAAGTTAGTGCAAATGAGCTAACAGTTACGAACGATAACGAAGTAGTTTTTACTGCCCTACCCCAGCAGTGTGTAACCTTAAGGCAAGGTCGTAGTTGTTTTGCCACTGTAGAATTGCAATGGCAATCACCTTCAAAACAAAGTTTTTGTTTATATCAAGAAGGTGAAGAGAAACAATTAGGGTGTTGGAAAAACAGTAACAATGTTCAGATAAAAATAGACTTTGAATCAAACAAAAGTGTTAAGTATCAGTTACGTAAAGAAGTTAACAATAAGATTGTAGCCGAAGCTCAAGTTGAAGTGAGTTGGCAGCATAAAAATACCGCGCGTAAACGTCGCTGGCGACTGTTTTAG
- a CDS encoding GNAT family N-acetyltransferase → MNIFLIKEADLVEAAEIISASFKNYEVMRYLFNDSGNDHEAHITEFFLAFYQFGLANNWPCYGVRVNEQWVAVALGCNSSEQEIIKGSDDALTEFYKKISPQACCRIEQYDQQADAAHPSKAHFFIDSIGTHPDHQGKGYAKALILKFQELSKSDVHSTGVGLNTESDNNINFYQHLGYQVKAQQKIGSLTSWSLFRTDD, encoded by the coding sequence ATGAACATTTTTTTAATTAAAGAAGCTGACCTTGTAGAGGCAGCTGAAATTATTAGTGCTTCCTTTAAAAACTACGAAGTAATGCGTTATCTATTCAATGATTCTGGCAATGACCATGAAGCACACATTACTGAATTTTTCTTAGCATTCTATCAATTCGGTTTAGCCAATAATTGGCCCTGTTATGGCGTGAGAGTTAATGAACAATGGGTAGCTGTTGCTCTTGGCTGCAACTCCAGTGAACAAGAGATAATTAAAGGCAGCGATGACGCCTTAACTGAATTTTACAAAAAAATAAGCCCTCAAGCTTGCTGTCGCATTGAACAATACGATCAGCAGGCTGATGCTGCACACCCCAGTAAGGCACACTTCTTCATCGACTCCATTGGCACCCACCCCGATCATCAAGGTAAGGGCTATGCAAAAGCCCTAATCCTTAAGTTCCAAGAGCTATCAAAGTCAGATGTACATTCAACAGGTGTTGGTCTCAATACCGAGTCTGATAACAATATTAACTTTTATCAGCACTTAGGTTACCAAGTAAAAGCGCAACAAAAGATAGGAAGCCTTACCAGCTGGAGCCTATTTCGAACTGATGATTAG
- a CDS encoding EAL domain-containing protein, whose translation MDTSSFIALLYNAALLISLGVIYDALKLESIKNKKLRDLISGLLVGMLGLAVMNTSWEMAPGMFFDTRWVLISLCGLFFGLVPTLIAGAMMVSLRLHIGGAGILVGSLCVIIPGSIGCLFAIILKRKNLKLDWFKLYSFGMLIQITVLGCMLLMPEHLRYKVIGAVIQPVIVVFPVCTMLVGLILRRQRDRRKSEYDLTESQKLLNREQSLMRGLIGSLPDLISFKDVQGRYLGCNHAFEQFVGLTEQELKGKMDQELKGNFKPSDIAGLDEQEIIASGKVYSQDEWVVYPDGSKVLHETIKKTFDGFDGTRYGLMSVSRDITERKNHEDQIQRLAFYDSLTQLPNRRMLQDRLQLLVTTSARDERFNALFFIDLDHFKTLNDTQGHNMGDQLLIAVAARIQDSVRDEDIVARLGGDEFVALISNLGEDEATAGHVAEKVAEKIRLSICQPYKLSIKENVDANNEMIFHCTPSIGISLFKSNLTSPDEILKQADVAMYQAKAAGRNAIRFFDPAMQIALEENAAMLAELHQAIDNGELELFYQIQIDETKGIQGAEVLLRWFHPIRGMVSPLDFIPMAEESGLIIPIGRWVLESACHQLKVWENIPNRENWQISVNVSALQFQQENFVEIVQEIILSNNINPHGLKLELTESMVLDNVDIIIEKMHQLNQLGIDFSMDDFGTGYSSLSCLKRLPLKQLKIDQSFVRDITTDPDDAAIVQTIINLSNSLKYDVIAEGVETQEQRQFLFNNGCSQYQGYLFSRPVPIAEFEELVSSMSVNFAAALD comes from the coding sequence ATGGATACTAGCAGTTTTATTGCCCTACTCTACAATGCAGCACTCCTAATTTCTTTAGGCGTCATTTATGATGCGCTGAAGCTTGAATCAATCAAGAATAAAAAGCTACGCGACCTAATCTCTGGATTATTGGTCGGTATGCTCGGCCTTGCAGTGATGAACACTTCATGGGAAATGGCCCCTGGCATGTTCTTTGACACGCGATGGGTGCTGATCAGTCTTTGTGGTTTGTTTTTTGGCCTGGTACCAACCCTAATTGCCGGAGCTATGATGGTTAGCTTAAGGCTTCATATAGGCGGGGCAGGAATTCTAGTCGGCTCATTATGTGTCATCATCCCTGGCAGTATTGGTTGTTTATTTGCCATTATATTAAAACGAAAAAACCTGAAGCTTGATTGGTTCAAGCTATATTCTTTTGGCATGCTGATTCAAATCACGGTGTTGGGTTGTATGTTACTAATGCCCGAACATTTACGTTACAAAGTTATAGGCGCAGTTATACAGCCAGTAATCGTCGTTTTCCCTGTATGTACCATGCTAGTGGGTTTGATACTAAGGCGTCAACGTGATCGCAGAAAATCTGAATATGACTTAACTGAAAGCCAAAAATTGTTAAACAGAGAGCAAAGCTTGATGAGAGGTTTGATTGGCTCATTACCTGATTTAATATCTTTTAAAGATGTGCAAGGACGCTATCTTGGCTGCAATCATGCTTTTGAACAATTCGTTGGCCTGACAGAGCAAGAACTGAAAGGAAAAATGGATCAAGAGCTAAAGGGGAATTTTAAACCTTCTGATATCGCAGGGCTTGATGAGCAAGAAATTATTGCCAGTGGTAAAGTGTACAGTCAAGATGAATGGGTAGTTTACCCTGACGGTAGCAAAGTATTACATGAAACCATTAAGAAAACTTTTGATGGTTTTGATGGCACTCGTTATGGTTTAATGAGCGTTAGCAGAGACATCACTGAACGCAAAAATCATGAAGATCAAATTCAACGACTCGCCTTTTATGACTCATTAACACAATTACCTAATCGCAGGATGTTGCAAGACAGATTGCAACTTCTAGTGACCACTAGTGCTCGTGACGAACGATTCAACGCACTTTTTTTCATCGACCTTGATCACTTTAAAACCCTTAACGACACCCAAGGGCACAATATGGGTGATCAATTATTAATAGCGGTTGCCGCCAGAATACAAGACAGTGTTCGAGATGAAGATATTGTCGCTCGATTAGGGGGTGATGAGTTTGTTGCCTTAATTTCTAATCTTGGTGAAGATGAAGCAACTGCTGGTCATGTTGCCGAAAAAGTCGCTGAAAAAATACGTCTCTCCATTTGCCAACCTTACAAATTATCTATCAAAGAAAATGTAGATGCTAACAACGAAATGATTTTTCACTGCACGCCAAGTATTGGCATCAGTTTATTCAAATCAAACTTAACCAGCCCCGATGAAATTCTAAAACAAGCTGACGTTGCAATGTACCAAGCAAAAGCGGCGGGCAGAAATGCTATTCGTTTCTTTGATCCAGCTATGCAGATTGCGTTAGAAGAAAATGCGGCTATGTTAGCTGAACTGCACCAAGCAATTGATAATGGTGAGCTTGAATTATTTTACCAAATACAAATAGATGAAACTAAGGGCATTCAAGGTGCCGAAGTCTTATTACGATGGTTTCATCCGATACGAGGAATGGTTTCGCCACTTGATTTTATTCCTATGGCGGAAGAAAGCGGTTTAATCATACCCATAGGACGTTGGGTATTAGAGTCAGCTTGTCATCAACTTAAAGTGTGGGAAAACATCCCCAACCGAGAAAACTGGCAAATATCCGTTAATGTGAGTGCCTTACAATTTCAACAAGAAAATTTTGTTGAAATTGTGCAAGAAATCATCCTTTCAAATAATATAAATCCCCACGGTTTAAAACTGGAATTAACCGAAAGCATGGTGCTAGATAATGTAGATATTATCATTGAGAAAATGCACCAGTTAAATCAACTCGGTATTGACTTCTCGATGGATGATTTCGGTACTGGATACTCTTCTCTTTCGTGTTTGAAACGATTACCACTGAAGCAGTTAAAAATAGATCAATCATTTGTACGTGATATCACCACAGATCCCGATGATGCCGCAATCGTACAAACCATTATCAACTTATCTAACAGTCTAAAATATGACGTCATTGCAGAAGGTGTTGAAACCCAGGAGCAGCGTCAATTTTTATTTAATAATGGCTGTAGTCAATATCAAGGTTATTTGTTTAGCCGTCCTGTGCCTATTGCAGAGTTCGAGGAATTAGTAAGCTCCATGTCAGTTAACTTTGCTGCGGCGCTAGACTAA
- a CDS encoding GNAT family N-acetyltransferase gives MRKTLLNADIKISFIDNIDKISASDWQNLNNSPCPFLRYNFFNALEKSESASAKQGWQAHHLVATNNNDVTAVMPMYLKSHSWGEYVFDWDWADAFKRNDIDYYPKLVATIPFTPVSSDKLLTSQGHVNELFEPLIEHCQQENINSWHILYCNEIRTALPEDVYQRNTVQFHWFNRDYETFDDFLNTFTSRKRKNTRKERLSIIEQEIDIRQLKNNEISQQDLEFFYLTYQLTYLKRGHQPHLSYEFFKQIVADMADNILLIIASHEQEDIACALFFYDDSQLYGRYWGCTKHYNNLHFELCYYRGIEFCIQNKLQSFNPGTQGEHKIQRGFEPVLTYSYHWVKHVPFRMAIKNFCQQEQQHMLTYQEQCQQVLPFRKI, from the coding sequence GTGAGAAAGACTCTATTGAATGCCGATATAAAAATAAGTTTTATTGATAATATTGATAAAATAAGTGCTAGTGATTGGCAGAATTTAAATAATTCACCCTGCCCTTTTCTTCGTTATAATTTTTTTAATGCCCTTGAAAAAAGCGAATCAGCAAGTGCTAAACAAGGCTGGCAAGCCCATCATTTAGTCGCCACCAATAACAATGATGTGACGGCTGTTATGCCGATGTATTTGAAAAGTCACTCTTGGGGTGAGTATGTGTTTGATTGGGATTGGGCTGATGCTTTCAAACGTAATGACATAGATTATTACCCTAAATTAGTCGCCACCATCCCTTTTACGCCCGTTAGTAGTGATAAATTACTTACTTCACAAGGTCATGTGAATGAATTATTTGAACCGTTAATTGAGCATTGCCAACAAGAAAACATTAATAGCTGGCATATTTTGTATTGCAATGAAATTAGGACAGCTTTACCTGAAGATGTTTATCAGCGTAATACCGTACAATTTCATTGGTTTAATCGTGATTATGAAACCTTCGATGATTTTTTAAATACCTTCACTTCGCGTAAAAGAAAAAATACCCGTAAGGAGAGACTGTCAATCATTGAGCAAGAGATTGACATCCGTCAGCTGAAAAATAACGAAATCAGCCAACAAGATCTCGAGTTTTTTTACTTAACCTATCAACTTACGTATTTGAAACGAGGTCATCAACCACACTTAAGTTATGAGTTTTTTAAGCAAATAGTCGCTGACATGGCAGATAATATCTTATTAATCATTGCTAGCCATGAACAAGAAGATATTGCTTGTGCGCTATTTTTTTATGATGATTCTCAGCTATATGGCCGGTATTGGGGCTGCACCAAGCACTATAATAATTTGCACTTTGAACTCTGTTATTATCGCGGTATCGAATTTTGCATTCAAAATAAATTGCAAAGTTTTAATCCTGGCACCCAAGGTGAACACAAAATTCAAAGAGGATTCGAGCCAGTATTAACCTACTCTTACCACTGGGTAAAACATGTACCTTTTAGAATGGCAATTAAAAACTTTTGTCAACAAGAGCAGCAGCATATGCTAACGTATCAAGAACAATGTCAGCAGGTATTACCCTTTAGAAAGATATGA
- a CDS encoding AMP-binding protein: MEYLTPLQNLKNNISRHPNKIFLHQPVNRQWQEFSWADVDHQARCIAAALKSQGFESGAKIGILSKNCAQWVITDLAIMMAGMISVPIYPTAEQTNISHIIKHADLSAIFIGKLDNPEEVQSAINDDLLSIAFPYPTPATTVQFSDWLTEFEPLLNVHQNTINEIATIVYTSGSTGRPKGVVLSYKNMASVAQNLVELFKLSNNFRSISYLPLAHIVERSNGYVALYAGFEVFFVESLDTFIDDLQYAQPTGFISVPRLWTIFQGNVLNKISQNTIAVLLNIPLLKHLFAKKIRNALGLNNAQWFVSGTAPIALSLLHWYEKLNMPISEGWGMTETSGASCLNYPFTKRGLGTIGKPLPCVEMTLSAEGEILIRGDAVFTEYYLAPQATEASFSNGWFHTGDCAVVNGQGEYTIIGRIKDKFKTSKGKYVAPVPIESLLCTNLDIEQVCLIGSGMKQPVALIVLTAMKNKRDIELVNRLKNTLSNVNAELESHQKIDYLLVCDEAWSVENHLLTPSMKIKRNIIEKKYDALTTKEFSDLVIYEEDMF, from the coding sequence ATGGAATATTTAACCCCTTTACAGAATCTGAAAAATAATATCAGCCGTCATCCTAATAAAATTTTTCTTCACCAACCAGTCAATCGACAATGGCAAGAATTCAGTTGGGCTGATGTTGATCATCAAGCTCGTTGCATTGCTGCAGCCCTGAAAAGTCAAGGTTTTGAGAGTGGTGCTAAGATCGGTATTCTTTCTAAAAACTGTGCTCAATGGGTTATTACTGACTTAGCCATCATGATGGCAGGCATGATCAGCGTGCCAATTTATCCGACTGCAGAACAAACAAACATCAGCCACATTATTAAGCATGCTGACTTAAGCGCTATTTTTATCGGCAAATTAGATAATCCAGAAGAAGTACAGAGTGCTATTAACGATGATCTATTAAGTATCGCTTTTCCCTATCCTACGCCAGCCACAACAGTACAATTCTCCGACTGGTTAACCGAGTTTGAACCTTTACTGAATGTTCACCAAAACACTATTAATGAAATAGCGACCATTGTTTATACCTCAGGTTCGACCGGTCGCCCCAAAGGCGTAGTATTAAGCTACAAAAACATGGCATCCGTCGCCCAAAACCTCGTTGAACTTTTTAAGCTCTCTAACAATTTTCGCTCAATATCTTATTTGCCATTAGCGCACATAGTAGAGCGCAGTAATGGATATGTAGCTCTTTATGCTGGATTTGAAGTGTTTTTTGTCGAATCACTCGATACTTTTATAGATGATTTGCAATACGCACAACCAACAGGGTTTATCTCCGTACCACGCTTATGGACCATTTTCCAAGGCAATGTCCTGAATAAAATATCACAAAATACAATAGCAGTATTATTAAATATTCCTTTATTAAAGCACTTATTCGCCAAAAAAATCCGCAATGCATTAGGACTAAATAATGCACAGTGGTTTGTCTCAGGTACGGCGCCAATCGCCCTGTCTTTACTCCACTGGTATGAAAAATTAAACATGCCTATTAGCGAGGGTTGGGGAATGACCGAAACATCTGGTGCTTCTTGCCTAAACTATCCCTTCACTAAACGAGGTTTAGGTACCATTGGTAAACCTTTACCTTGTGTAGAAATGACGTTGTCCGCAGAAGGTGAAATCCTCATTCGTGGCGATGCAGTCTTCACTGAATATTATTTAGCCCCTCAAGCCACCGAAGCGTCATTTTCTAATGGTTGGTTCCACACGGGCGATTGTGCAGTGGTAAATGGGCAAGGGGAATATACTATTATTGGTCGTATCAAAGACAAATTTAAAACCAGTAAAGGAAAATACGTCGCGCCGGTTCCCATTGAAAGTTTACTCTGTACTAACCTCGATATTGAGCAAGTCTGCTTGATAGGCTCTGGTATGAAACAACCTGTCGCATTAATTGTATTAACTGCCATGAAAAATAAACGTGATATTGAGCTCGTCAATCGTTTAAAAAACACATTAAGCAACGTTAATGCCGAACTAGAAAGCCATCAAAAAATTGACTATTTACTTGTCTGCGACGAAGCTTGGAGTGTAGAAAATCATTTACTGACGCCCAGCATGAAAATTAAAAGAAATATTATCGAAAAAAAATACGATGCACTTACGACTAAAGAATTTTCTGATCTTGTTATATACGAAGAAGATATGTTCTAA
- a CDS encoding DUF938 domain-containing protein: MNKPFSQACENNKRPILNILSEVFSENEHILEIGSGTGQHAVFFGQHLPHLTWQTSDLPINHQGINLWLDETALSNVQKPIGIDLNKAWPMPKNNPQVDGLYTANTLHIISWPLVVKFFEGIAQNIAAKAIVCIYGPFKYKEKYTSESNANFDLWLKDRDIDSGIRDIEAILLLATSAGLTLLDDHVMPANNQLLVFSKR; the protein is encoded by the coding sequence ATGAATAAACCCTTTTCTCAAGCATGTGAAAATAATAAACGGCCAATTTTAAACATACTGTCAGAAGTATTTTCAGAAAATGAGCATATTTTAGAAATTGGCTCGGGAACGGGACAACATGCCGTTTTCTTTGGCCAGCACCTACCCCACTTAACTTGGCAAACCAGTGATTTACCAATCAATCATCAAGGTATTAATTTGTGGCTAGATGAAACAGCTTTATCTAACGTGCAAAAACCTATCGGGATAGATCTGAATAAAGCGTGGCCTATGCCTAAGAATAATCCGCAAGTTGATGGGCTATATACAGCCAATACATTGCATATAATAAGTTGGCCATTAGTGGTGAAATTTTTTGAGGGTATCGCGCAAAACATAGCAGCCAAAGCCATCGTTTGCATATACGGCCCCTTTAAATATAAAGAAAAATACACCAGCGAAAGTAACGCTAATTTTGATCTATGGTTAAAAGACAGAGATATCGATAGCGGCATTCGTGATATAGAAGCAATCTTGTTATTAGCAACTTCTGCGGGGCTTACGTTACTAGACGATCATGTTATGCCCGCTAATAATCAGCTATTGGTGTTTTCAAAAAGATAG
- a CDS encoding response regulator, translating into MYNILLVEDDISLADWVSEYLTEQGFNVTHVARGDLVIDVIKKNTTDIVLLDVMLPGLNGIEVCRLIRQHEQSKQVPIIMLTARADEFDEVIGLEAGADDYVIKPVRPRALLARINRQLSHNDKVEPDLNAPLIFGELTINQEAKRVLYQGKEVELSTSLFAFLTYLAQHAGNVVDRDSVFKALKKREYDGQDRRFDVMLSTLRKLFNDDPQKPQKFKTIWGKGYLFVSDAWQDNSQDKPACDIEE; encoded by the coding sequence ATGTACAATATATTATTGGTTGAAGATGACATTAGCCTTGCCGACTGGGTGTCTGAATATTTAACCGAGCAAGGCTTTAATGTTACCCATGTTGCTCGTGGTGATTTAGTCATTGATGTCATCAAAAAAAACACCACCGATATAGTGTTACTTGACGTTATGTTGCCGGGATTAAATGGTATAGAAGTATGTCGCCTTATCCGCCAGCATGAACAAAGTAAACAAGTGCCGATTATTATGTTGACCGCCCGCGCCGATGAATTTGATGAAGTAATAGGTTTAGAAGCTGGCGCTGATGATTATGTGATAAAACCGGTTCGTCCCCGCGCCTTATTAGCAAGAATAAATCGTCAGTTAAGCCATAATGATAAAGTAGAACCAGATCTCAATGCCCCACTAATTTTTGGCGAACTGACCATTAATCAAGAAGCAAAGCGTGTGCTTTATCAGGGAAAAGAGGTGGAGTTATCCACCAGTCTATTTGCTTTTCTCACTTACCTGGCACAGCATGCGGGTAATGTTGTTGATAGAGACTCTGTTTTTAAAGCCCTTAAAAAGCGTGAATATGATGGCCAAGATAGACGTTTTGATGTGATGTTATCCACCTTACGTAAGCTCTTTAATGACGATCCACAAAAGCCACAAAAATTTAAGACGATTTGGGGTAAAGGCTATTTATTTGTTAGTGATGCTTGGCAAGATAATTCTCAAGATAAGCCAGCGTGCGATATTGAAGAATAA
- a CDS encoding MipA/OmpV family protein, producing MITFCKYALCFAMSIKKNNIRLLQNQSYSWLFAISLLVFSSLSYGQDTSVSQENDANKPVIKDDFEWQIILDLSLIYGPTIIAGIEQEKLSEYLMPGLLVDISYKGFYLQSNQRRSHVLLGGTELGYQLFIEENWQLDLILKAYMQGYDSESLIEYGGGDAELLAGLKEREVTIGAAIRYSQYFEDALFRIDFAYGSSGEDENENHVGGLIIDSFYSYLLPYKNWDIYLGAGLSYFSQDIINYYIGVSPDEVLATRPEYDAEAGFRAQAEIYAQYPVSESWSFHTGITHSYFSNNVKESPLVDTNQTTQVTLGVMYVF from the coding sequence ATGATTACTTTTTGTAAATACGCTTTGTGCTTTGCTATGTCCATTAAAAAAAATAATATCAGACTACTACAGAATCAAAGCTATTCTTGGCTATTTGCCATTAGCTTGTTGGTATTTAGCTCCTTAAGTTACGGGCAAGATACCAGTGTCAGTCAAGAGAACGATGCCAACAAACCCGTTATTAAAGATGATTTTGAATGGCAAATTATCCTAGATCTCTCTTTAATTTATGGTCCTACAATCATAGCAGGCATTGAACAGGAAAAATTATCAGAATATCTTATGCCAGGTTTGTTGGTTGATATTTCTTACAAAGGTTTTTATTTACAAAGCAATCAAAGACGTTCCCATGTACTACTTGGCGGCACTGAGCTAGGTTACCAACTGTTTATTGAGGAAAACTGGCAACTTGACCTAATACTAAAAGCTTACATGCAAGGTTACGATTCTGAATCATTGATTGAGTATGGCGGCGGCGATGCAGAGTTGCTAGCAGGATTAAAAGAGCGAGAAGTAACTATAGGTGCTGCGATACGTTACTCTCAGTATTTTGAAGATGCCTTATTTCGTATTGATTTTGCTTATGGTAGTTCAGGTGAAGATGAAAACGAAAATCATGTCGGTGGTCTCATCATTGACAGCTTCTACAGCTATTTATTACCCTACAAAAACTGGGATATCTATTTAGGCGCGGGGTTAAGTTATTTTAGCCAAGATATTATTAATTATTATATTGGTGTTAGTCCTGATGAAGTATTAGCAACGAGGCCTGAATATGATGCTGAAGCAGGCTTTAGAGCGCAAGCTGAAATTTATGCGCAATATCCTGTATCTGAAAGCTGGTCTTTTCATACCGGCATCACCCACAGCTATTTTTCAAATAATGTGAAAGAAAGTCCTTTGGTTGATACTAACCAAACCACCCAAGTTACGCTTGGAGTGATGTATGTATTTTAA
- a CDS encoding sensor histidine kinase: protein MRSLYISIIFTVLGSLFFIGWGLDELVEYSTENKVTETQGTIVYRQLLDGLSSELSSLSHSQLSEKVNLFQQHYQLKASLASSKNIALPSSLVAELNQQGGLLLASSHNQYLVKNIANHPDYLLRFELPIETVDDDNFNFVLTLILYVSICGILILWLIPLTRRLYLLNNAAAKIGSGQLDARIAKSRFSYIKMLEKSFNTMAGKIENLVADNKILARSLSHDIRTPMSCLRFGIEAALDSKSMDKKNSYLTRMDNELTRMEEMTSLFLDYASMERQALNLKKQQTDIQALIASAITDCQVLATQKGIEISTISPEKALSYGLDYHWCYRAIVNLISNAIGYADSNIVILLESSNNAISITVADDGKGISEDKLEIIFNPFVKLDADRTREQGHFGLGLAICSKVMDWHHGSISAANGTQLCGANFTLSFPVH, encoded by the coding sequence ATGCGTAGTCTCTATATTAGTATCATTTTTACCGTCTTAGGTTCGCTATTTTTTATCGGCTGGGGATTAGATGAACTAGTAGAATACTCAACTGAAAATAAAGTAACTGAAACACAAGGCACTATTGTATACCGTCAACTGCTCGACGGTTTATCAAGTGAACTTAGCTCGCTTAGCCATTCGCAATTAAGCGAAAAAGTTAACCTGTTTCAGCAGCATTATCAATTAAAAGCCAGTCTGGCCTCAAGTAAAAACATAGCCTTACCTAGCTCATTAGTTGCAGAGTTAAACCAGCAAGGCGGGTTACTACTTGCTTCGAGTCACAACCAGTATTTAGTAAAAAACATCGCCAATCACCCTGACTATCTATTACGCTTTGAGCTACCCATTGAAACCGTCGACGATGACAATTTCAATTTTGTTCTAACCTTAATACTCTATGTAAGCATTTGCGGCATATTAATTTTATGGTTGATCCCCTTAACAAGACGCTTATACCTACTAAACAATGCCGCAGCTAAAATTGGCTCAGGACAACTTGATGCACGTATAGCTAAAAGCCGGTTCTCCTATATTAAAATGTTAGAAAAAAGCTTTAATACTATGGCGGGGAAAATAGAAAACCTGGTAGCCGATAATAAGATTCTTGCTCGCAGTTTATCCCATGACATTCGCACACCAATGTCCTGTTTACGTTTTGGTATTGAAGCAGCACTTGATAGCAAATCAATGGATAAAAAAAATAGCTATTTAACCCGTATGGATAATGAATTAACCCGAATGGAAGAGATGACTTCGCTGTTTCTCGATTATGCTTCAATGGAGCGACAAGCATTAAATTTAAAAAAACAACAAACCGATATCCAAGCGTTAATTGCCTCCGCAATCACTGATTGCCAAGTACTTGCCACACAAAAAGGCATCGAGATTAGCACCATTTCCCCAGAGAAAGCACTTAGCTATGGGCTAGATTATCACTGGTGTTATCGCGCCATAGTCAACTTAATCAGTAATGCTATTGGCTATGCTGACAGCAATATAGTCATCTTATTAGAAAGTAGTAACAACGCCATTTCCATTACTGTAGCCGATGATGGTAAAGGCATTAGTGAAGATAAGTTGGAGATTATTTTCAATCCTTTCGTAAAACTTGATGCCGATAGAACGCGAGAACAAGGGCACTTTGGCTTAGGCTTAGCGATTTGTAGTAAAGTGATGGATTGGCATCATGGGAGTATTAGCGCCGCTAACGGCACACAACTTTGTGGTGCTAACTTTACCTTATCATTCCCTGTTCATTAG